A single window of Microbispora hainanensis DNA harbors:
- a CDS encoding vWA domain-containing protein codes for MKKSGPILAALTMIALLFVAACSGVPSASDAGARAPVAPPGVPDSARHDDTGDEPSALDRDEGAHSAEEPSTFALDVDTASYGYARRALEEGRLPDPGQVRTEEFVNAFRQDYAEPEDDGFAVHIDGARMPDRRTALLRVGLQTREPDPSERRPVSLTFVVDVSGSMAEPGRLDLVRRALHTLVDQLVPGDQVSIVSFREEAQVIAETTAVTRRSELHEAIDRLNAGGSTNLADGLETGYRLAAGSFRQDATNRVVLLSDGLANTGDTAWQTILGRVSEHAGKKITLLCVGVGREYGDELMEQLADRGDGAAVYVSTEDDVRKAFTERLTTTLEVRARDAKAQVTFNPSAVESYALLGYENRALTSEDFRDDSKDGGEIGPGHSVTALYRVHLRPGADGRLATATVRWLDPDTRRPSEADRSVDVFALAPALWGSASVRLQVDAVAADFAEHLRGRWSGKSGTWSFGELIDQADRLAARTDDPAVTELATLLRSARDLG; via the coding sequence GTGAAGAAATCCGGCCCGATCCTCGCGGCCCTGACCATGATCGCCCTGCTGTTCGTCGCCGCCTGCTCCGGCGTGCCGTCCGCCTCGGACGCCGGGGCCCGGGCACCGGTCGCCCCGCCGGGCGTCCCCGACTCCGCCCGGCACGACGACACCGGTGACGAGCCGTCCGCTCTCGACCGGGACGAGGGAGCGCACAGCGCGGAGGAGCCGTCGACCTTCGCCCTCGACGTCGACACGGCCTCCTACGGCTACGCCCGCCGTGCCCTGGAGGAGGGACGCCTGCCGGACCCCGGGCAGGTGCGTACGGAGGAGTTCGTCAACGCCTTCCGCCAGGACTACGCGGAGCCGGAGGACGACGGCTTCGCCGTCCACATCGACGGGGCCAGGATGCCCGACAGGAGGACGGCGCTGCTGCGCGTCGGCCTGCAGACCCGCGAGCCGGACCCGTCGGAGCGGCGGCCCGTCAGCCTCACCTTCGTGGTGGACGTCTCCGGGTCGATGGCCGAGCCCGGCAGGCTCGACCTCGTGCGCCGGGCGCTGCACACGCTCGTCGACCAGCTCGTGCCCGGCGACCAGGTGTCCATCGTGTCCTTCCGCGAAGAGGCCCAGGTGATCGCGGAGACGACGGCGGTCACCCGACGGTCCGAGCTGCATGAGGCCATCGACAGGCTGAACGCCGGGGGATCGACCAACCTGGCGGACGGCCTCGAGACCGGATACCGCCTCGCGGCCGGCTCCTTCAGGCAGGACGCCACCAACCGCGTCGTCCTGCTCTCCGACGGCCTGGCCAACACCGGCGACACCGCCTGGCAGACCATCCTCGGCCGGGTGAGCGAGCACGCCGGCAAGAAGATCACCCTGCTGTGCGTGGGCGTCGGCCGCGAGTACGGCGACGAGCTCATGGAGCAGCTCGCCGACCGGGGCGACGGCGCGGCCGTCTACGTCTCCACCGAAGACGACGTGCGCAAGGCGTTCACCGAACGGCTCACCACCACCCTGGAGGTGCGTGCCCGGGACGCCAAGGCGCAGGTGACCTTCAATCCCTCGGCGGTCGAGTCGTACGCGCTCCTCGGATATGAGAACCGCGCGCTGACCTCGGAGGACTTCCGCGACGACAGCAAGGACGGCGGGGAGATCGGCCCCGGCCACTCGGTCACCGCGCTCTATCGGGTGCACCTGCGCCCGGGTGCCGACGGCCGGCTCGCCACCGCCACCGTGCGCTGGCTCGACCCCGACACCCGGCGGCCGTCCGAGGCCGACCGGAGCGTCGACGTGTTCGCGCTGGCCCCGGCCCTGTGGGGGAGCGCCTCCGTCCGTCTCCAGGTGGACGCCGTGGCCGCCGACTTCGCCGAGCACCTGCGCGGCCGGTGGTCCGGGAAGAGCGGGACGTGGAGCTTCGGCGAGCTGATCGACCAGGCCGACCGCCTGGCGGCGCGGACCGACGACCCCGCCGTGACCGAACTGGCCACGTTGCTGCGCAGCGCCCGCGACCTGGGCTGA
- a CDS encoding MFS transporter has protein sequence MDLRELRRARFAVSVMFALHGAVTGGFASRIPWVQDHVGVGPGGLGLALLAPAAGSILAMSTAGRLTHRFGVRAVTRAGIGLWCLFLALPPMAPDLPLLCVALLLFGAVAGIADVAMNAQGVEVEQRLGRSIMSGLHGMWSVGTLVGGGVGTLAASAGLDARLHLGGMAVVLFLVSLAAGPPLLDLRAGEDVPAPPHFVLPQRGVLVIGLVGFCAVFAEGAAQDWCAVYLRQVAGASQAVGAAAYTAFACMMAAGRLCGDAVVRRLGPVATVRGSAALAALGGLLVVVSRTQVPAVAGFMLIGVGIAVVVPLVFAAAGNVGSSPSEGVAGAATVSYASGFVAPSAIGGIATLTGLPASFALVTVLLLAVLLGAGRLAPPAREAVQAA, from the coding sequence GTGGATCTTCGGGAGCTGAGACGGGCCAGGTTCGCGGTGTCGGTCATGTTCGCCCTGCACGGGGCGGTGACCGGCGGCTTCGCCTCCCGCATCCCCTGGGTCCAGGACCATGTCGGTGTGGGGCCGGGCGGGCTCGGGCTCGCCCTGCTCGCGCCCGCGGCCGGGTCCATCCTCGCGATGTCGACCGCGGGCCGCCTCACGCACCGGTTCGGCGTGCGGGCCGTCACCCGTGCCGGGATCGGCCTGTGGTGCCTGTTCCTCGCCCTGCCCCCGATGGCGCCGGACCTGCCCCTGCTGTGCGTGGCGCTCCTGCTGTTCGGCGCGGTGGCCGGCATCGCCGACGTCGCGATGAACGCCCAGGGGGTGGAGGTCGAGCAGCGGCTCGGCCGTTCGATCATGTCCGGGCTGCACGGCATGTGGAGTGTGGGGACGCTCGTGGGCGGCGGCGTGGGCACGCTGGCGGCGAGCGCCGGCCTCGACGCCCGGCTCCATCTGGGCGGCATGGCGGTCGTGCTGTTCCTCGTGTCCCTGGCCGCCGGACCGCCGCTGCTCGACCTGCGGGCGGGTGAGGACGTGCCGGCCCCGCCCCATTTCGTGCTCCCGCAGCGCGGAGTGCTCGTCATCGGGCTGGTGGGCTTCTGCGCGGTGTTCGCCGAGGGCGCCGCCCAGGACTGGTGCGCCGTCTACCTCCGCCAGGTCGCGGGCGCGTCGCAGGCGGTGGGCGCCGCGGCGTACACGGCCTTCGCGTGCATGATGGCCGCGGGCCGGCTGTGCGGCGACGCCGTGGTGCGGCGGCTGGGGCCGGTGGCGACCGTGCGCGGCAGCGCGGCGCTGGCGGCGCTCGGCGGGCTGCTCGTCGTGGTCTCCCGGACCCAGGTGCCGGCGGTCGCCGGGTTCATGCTGATCGGCGTGGGGATCGCCGTGGTCGTCCCGCTGGTGTTCGCGGCGGCGGGCAACGTCGGGTCGTCGCCGAGCGAGGGCGTCGCGGGCGCGGCCACGGTGAGCTACGCGTCGGGGTTCGTCGCGCCGAGCGCCATCGGCGGGATCGCCACGCTGACCGGGCTTCCCGCCTCGTTCGCGCTGGTCACCGTGCTGCTCCTGGCGGTCCTGCTGGGCGCGGGCAGGCTCGCGCCCCCGGCCCGGGAGGCCGTCCAGGCGGCCTGA
- a CDS encoding sugar phosphate isomerase/epimerase family protein, which yields MNTWVWVSPLTDDDLASLVPRIAAWGFDVIELPVERPGDWDPQKAAALLAEHGLKASVVLVMPPGRELVAATAGVVEETQDYLRHCVDVAAVVGSPVIGGPAYASVGRTWRMSDDERRTVYAELRNNLEPVAGYAGERGVTIAVEPLNRYETSLLNTVEQALEALPGGCGLALDVYHMNIEEKDPAQAVLAAAGRIAHVQVCGTDRGTPGADRFDWPAFTQALRDVGYTGPLVIESFTAHNQTIATAASIWRPLAPTQDSLATDGLAFLRSL from the coding sequence GTGAACACGTGGGTGTGGGTGTCGCCGCTGACGGACGACGATCTCGCGTCCCTCGTTCCCCGGATCGCGGCCTGGGGGTTCGACGTCATCGAGCTGCCGGTGGAGCGGCCCGGCGACTGGGATCCCCAGAAGGCCGCGGCGCTGCTGGCCGAGCACGGGCTGAAGGCGTCGGTGGTGCTGGTCATGCCGCCGGGGCGGGAGCTCGTGGCGGCCACGGCCGGGGTCGTCGAGGAGACCCAGGACTACCTGCGGCACTGCGTGGACGTGGCGGCCGTCGTGGGCTCCCCGGTGATCGGCGGGCCCGCCTACGCCTCCGTCGGCAGGACCTGGCGGATGTCGGACGACGAGCGCCGGACGGTCTACGCCGAGCTCCGGAACAACCTGGAGCCCGTGGCCGGCTACGCGGGCGAGCGAGGTGTGACGATCGCGGTGGAGCCGCTCAACCGTTACGAGACCAGTCTGCTCAACACCGTCGAGCAGGCACTCGAAGCACTGCCCGGCGGATGCGGCCTGGCGCTCGACGTCTATCACATGAACATCGAGGAGAAGGATCCGGCGCAGGCCGTACTCGCCGCGGCCGGCCGGATCGCGCACGTGCAGGTCTGCGGAACGGATCGGGGCACACCAGGCGCCGACCGCTTCGACTGGCCCGCCTTCACCCAGGCCCTGCGTGACGTGGGCTATACGGGCCCCCTCGTCATCGAGTCCTTCACCGCCCACAACCAGACGATCGCCACCGCGGCCTCCATCTGGCGGCCGCTCGCGCCGACCCAGGACTCCCTCGCCACGGACGGCCTGGCCTTCCTCAGGTCGCTGTAG
- a CDS encoding ABC transporter permease, which produces MKRALPILAVLAVLLAAIAIVNPFFIEPAGFLSFVRRAAPLVILAAGQYLVIVAGEFDLSVGSLVTVEVVVAARLIDGDEAATWPVLALLIVLGLVVGLVNGAVTTLLRVPSFITTLGMMLVLSGAVFLWTGGAPRGALSEAFRMFGRQTGWAVLILVVVAVAAVLLMRANFGRTLIAIGDNERAAALSGVRVTRVRIIAFILSGLSAAVAGILLGGFAGVSAQVGQGLEFQAITAVVLGGVVLGGGRGTVIAAIAGAFTLEALFTLLNLYGVSGALKFTVQGVILIAAVAAGAIRLPFLDAPKVKGDAHAVS; this is translated from the coding sequence GTGAAGCGTGCGCTGCCGATTCTCGCGGTGCTGGCGGTGCTGCTGGCCGCCATCGCGATCGTCAACCCGTTCTTCATCGAGCCTGCCGGGTTCCTGTCCTTCGTCAGGCGCGCCGCGCCCCTGGTCATCCTCGCCGCCGGGCAGTACCTGGTGATCGTCGCCGGCGAGTTCGACCTGTCGGTCGGATCGCTGGTCACCGTCGAGGTTGTCGTCGCCGCCCGCCTGATCGACGGGGACGAGGCGGCGACCTGGCCGGTGCTGGCCCTGCTGATCGTTCTCGGCCTGGTCGTCGGTCTGGTCAACGGCGCGGTGACGACACTCCTGCGCGTGCCCTCGTTCATCACCACGCTCGGCATGATGCTCGTGCTGTCCGGCGCGGTCTTCCTGTGGACGGGCGGCGCGCCGCGCGGCGCGCTCTCGGAAGCCTTCCGCATGTTCGGCAGGCAGACCGGATGGGCCGTGCTCATCCTCGTGGTCGTCGCCGTCGCGGCCGTGCTGCTGATGCGGGCCAACTTCGGCAGGACGCTCATCGCCATCGGCGACAACGAGCGCGCGGCCGCCCTGTCCGGCGTACGGGTCACCAGGGTGAGGATCATCGCCTTCATCCTCTCCGGCCTGTCCGCCGCGGTGGCCGGAATCCTGCTCGGCGGGTTCGCCGGAGTGTCCGCTCAGGTCGGCCAGGGGCTGGAGTTCCAGGCGATCACCGCGGTCGTCCTGGGCGGCGTCGTCCTCGGCGGTGGCCGCGGCACGGTCATCGCCGCGATAGCCGGGGCGTTCACCCTGGAGGCACTGTTCACCCTGCTGAACCTGTACGGCGTCTCCGGGGCGCTGAAGTTCACCGTGCAGGGCGTCATCCTCATCGCCGCCGTCGCGGCAGGAGCCATCCGTCTTCCCTTCCTCGATGCCCCGAAAGTTAAAGGAGACGCCCATGCGGTTTCGTAG
- a CDS encoding winged helix-turn-helix transcriptional regulator yields MRSYGQYCSVARALDVVGDRWTLLIVRELLSRGPCRYTDLRSGLPGIATNLLADRLRELEAAGLVEREDAPPPIAATLFRLTDRGAGLEPVIDALGRWGVPLMRDHRPEDAFRGHWLRLPVRMFLADHEPDRPASSIQIRAGDQSVVIDADAGRVSMRLGADPDADATVTGPPPRVLALLSGGLGLAEAEERGLRVTGSREAVLRVLPRAGTAANDSAPAERAAS; encoded by the coding sequence ATGCGTTCCTATGGTCAGTACTGCTCCGTGGCGAGAGCGCTCGACGTCGTCGGCGACCGGTGGACGTTGCTGATCGTGCGCGAGCTCCTGTCGCGTGGCCCGTGCCGCTACACCGACCTGCGTTCGGGGCTGCCGGGGATCGCCACCAACCTGCTGGCCGACCGCCTGCGCGAGCTGGAGGCCGCCGGTCTCGTGGAACGCGAGGACGCTCCGCCGCCGATCGCCGCCACCCTGTTCCGGCTCACCGATCGCGGCGCCGGCCTGGAGCCGGTGATCGACGCGCTCGGCCGCTGGGGCGTGCCTCTGATGCGCGACCACCGGCCCGAGGACGCCTTCCGCGGCCACTGGCTGCGGCTGCCCGTCCGGATGTTCCTCGCCGACCACGAGCCCGACCGGCCGGCGTCGTCGATCCAGATCCGCGCCGGGGACCAGTCCGTGGTGATCGACGCCGACGCCGGCCGGGTCTCGATGCGCCTGGGCGCCGACCCGGACGCCGACGCCACCGTCACCGGCCCGCCGCCCCGCGTCCTGGCCCTGCTCAGCGGCGGCCTCGGCCTCGCCGAAGCCGAGGAGCGGGGCCTGCGGGTCACGGGGTCACGTGAGGCCGTCCTGCGGGTCCTGCCCCGCGCCGGAACCGCCGCCAATGACTCCGCGCCTGCCGAGAGGGCCGCCTCGTAG
- a CDS encoding MBL fold metallo-hydrolase, with product MNEEIAALSRAATWPNADRRVRIVLAAQFTAAGLDAEGFRFFAELSSRTPGDGLLLALAGAFQSRLDGQAEEAIAKLDAATELDLGLPHYYRGISLAGLPGCAGRAETVVADLEFVLMVRDQFPPGFMRPVHAALSHAYELLGRAEDAARARARGGHLITGYWANPGDGFRFVPPRLVEHAPGVHVAQGYDFADVGFVVTGTGVVAVDAASTPGHAAAALRALREVTELPVTHVILTHAHLDHVGGLDALTADGAMVIAQANFPRELALQNSGPPPLGYYLPQGHGRQAHVAPGLLVDAVEKLTIGGVDFTLVPIAGGETDDGLVVHLPGLDVAFVGDMCMPYLGSPTLAEGSPQGLFDAMRTVMDLRPRTLVHGHPALTENFPVEAFPGLLAALRDLERITIAAISDGLTLAEILRLGHLPDVLRDHPAAVMPYLVSRDTFVQRVHRLRTGYWHHSGEGVEQFTSAELSAALDLLGGRSAAAFATAGRELARRGEHPLALHLVDLGLLSHPGTPELAGLRQSLLESMVARNQLLDPFKFMHYAARAGLELDPAG from the coding sequence ATGAACGAAGAGATCGCGGCGCTGTCCCGGGCCGCCACGTGGCCGAACGCCGACCGGCGCGTCAGGATCGTGCTGGCCGCCCAGTTCACGGCGGCCGGCCTCGACGCGGAGGGGTTCCGGTTCTTCGCGGAGCTGTCGTCGCGGACGCCGGGCGACGGGCTGCTGCTGGCGCTCGCCGGCGCCTTCCAGTCCCGGCTGGACGGCCAGGCCGAGGAGGCGATCGCCAAGCTCGACGCCGCCACCGAGCTGGACCTCGGGCTCCCCCACTACTACCGCGGGATCTCCCTGGCCGGCCTGCCCGGGTGCGCGGGACGCGCGGAGACCGTCGTCGCGGACCTGGAGTTCGTCCTCATGGTCAGGGACCAGTTCCCGCCGGGCTTCATGCGGCCCGTCCACGCGGCGCTGTCACACGCGTACGAGCTGCTCGGACGCGCCGAGGACGCCGCGCGAGCCCGGGCCCGGGGTGGTCATCTGATCACCGGCTACTGGGCGAATCCCGGGGACGGGTTCCGTTTCGTCCCCCCGCGCCTGGTCGAGCACGCTCCGGGCGTCCACGTGGCGCAGGGCTACGACTTCGCCGACGTCGGCTTCGTCGTCACCGGCACGGGTGTGGTCGCCGTCGACGCGGCGAGCACGCCGGGGCACGCGGCCGCGGCGCTCCGCGCGCTCCGCGAGGTCACCGAGCTGCCCGTCACCCACGTGATCCTCACGCATGCCCATCTGGACCATGTCGGCGGCCTCGACGCCCTCACTGCCGACGGCGCGATGGTGATCGCCCAGGCGAACTTCCCCCGCGAGCTCGCGCTGCAGAACTCCGGCCCGCCGCCGCTGGGCTACTACCTGCCCCAAGGCCACGGCCGCCAGGCCCACGTCGCCCCCGGCCTGCTGGTGGACGCCGTGGAGAAGCTGACCATCGGCGGCGTGGACTTCACGCTCGTCCCGATCGCGGGAGGGGAGACCGACGACGGGCTGGTCGTCCACCTCCCCGGCCTGGACGTGGCCTTCGTCGGCGACATGTGCATGCCCTATCTCGGCTCGCCGACCCTCGCGGAGGGCTCGCCGCAGGGGCTGTTCGACGCCATGCGGACGGTCATGGACCTGCGGCCGCGCACGCTCGTCCACGGGCATCCGGCGCTGACCGAGAACTTCCCCGTCGAGGCGTTCCCCGGCCTGCTGGCCGCACTGCGCGACCTGGAGCGGATCACCATCGCTGCGATCTCGGACGGTCTGACGCTCGCCGAGATCCTGCGGCTCGGCCACCTGCCCGACGTCCTCCGGGACCATCCCGCGGCGGTCATGCCGTACCTGGTCAGCCGTGACACCTTCGTCCAGCGGGTGCATCGCCTGCGTACCGGCTACTGGCATCACAGCGGCGAGGGCGTCGAGCAGTTCACCTCCGCCGAGCTGTCGGCCGCGCTCGACCTGCTGGGCGGCCGGAGCGCCGCGGCCTTCGCCACGGCGGGGCGGGAGCTCGCGCGGCGCGGCGAGCATCCGCTGGCCCTGCACCTCGTCGACCTGGGACTGCTCAGCCATCCCGGCACTCCCGAGCTCGCCGGCCTGCGGCAGAGCCTGCTGGAGTCGATGGTCGCGCGCAACCAGCTGCTCGACCCGTTCAAGTTCATGCACTACGCCGCACGCGCCGGCCTCGAACTGGACCCGGCCGGGTGA
- a CDS encoding acyltransferase family protein yields MFVDAVERNRTRLREEASPARSQPSSSAPRQGWLDALRGVAALVVVFEHCLDGLFPEVRAGASQWFNFGQYGVLVFFLVSGYVVPVSLERRGSVGGFWITRVFRLYPLWLVAAAAGTVFGAVGVYATLPDQLADNPGISALAHLTMLQDLLQVVSVVNVFWTLSYEMVFYLLVTALFVLGAHHAGAPRAGGRRAGMHRVGAIGMLAFAAAAVTVGGLLPAGALSRGAGTAQVVVITAVVLLVATASLAFRGRLRVCGTAAAAVLALVLLGANSRVGAWESLAILATMFAGTVLYRLDQGQLRWKRSGWALACVPVASIAAAWAFGPGWGMPDDEALAFTWGWSTAVAAAWATFFAARFLRRRRMPRALVGLGLISYSVYLLHPLAVQVLRRLTTDPARFSLTERLVMGVLLLGVVLACSALTYRAVERPAQSLGRHLARSVRSRTLPADARTAETRTAGPAGVRPPGRPPGPGARACPRPAGPPGAAR; encoded by the coding sequence ATGTTCGTCGATGCCGTGGAAAGGAACCGGACCCGTCTCAGGGAGGAGGCGTCACCCGCGCGGTCGCAGCCGTCGTCGTCGGCGCCGCGACAGGGATGGCTGGACGCGTTACGCGGCGTGGCCGCGCTCGTCGTGGTGTTCGAGCACTGCCTCGACGGCCTGTTTCCCGAGGTGCGCGCGGGCGCGAGCCAGTGGTTCAACTTCGGCCAATATGGCGTGCTCGTGTTCTTCCTCGTCAGCGGCTACGTGGTGCCGGTCTCGCTGGAACGGCGCGGCAGCGTCGGCGGGTTCTGGATCACCCGGGTCTTCCGCCTCTATCCCCTGTGGCTCGTCGCCGCCGCGGCCGGGACGGTGTTCGGGGCGGTGGGCGTGTACGCGACGCTGCCGGACCAGCTGGCCGACAACCCGGGCATCTCGGCCCTGGCGCACCTGACCATGCTGCAGGACCTCCTCCAGGTGGTCAGCGTCGTCAACGTGTTCTGGACGCTGTCGTACGAGATGGTCTTCTACCTGCTCGTGACCGCGCTGTTCGTGCTGGGCGCGCACCACGCGGGGGCGCCCCGTGCCGGCGGGCGCCGCGCCGGCATGCACCGGGTCGGCGCCATCGGCATGCTCGCCTTCGCGGCGGCGGCCGTCACCGTGGGCGGGCTGCTTCCGGCGGGCGCGCTGTCGAGAGGCGCGGGCACCGCCCAGGTCGTGGTGATCACGGCGGTCGTGCTGCTCGTGGCGACCGCGTCGCTGGCCTTCCGCGGACGGCTGCGCGTGTGCGGCACCGCGGCCGCCGCCGTGCTGGCTCTCGTGCTGCTCGGCGCCAACAGCCGGGTCGGGGCCTGGGAGAGCCTCGCCATCCTCGCGACCATGTTCGCCGGCACCGTGCTCTACCGGCTCGACCAGGGACAACTGCGCTGGAAGAGGAGCGGATGGGCGCTGGCGTGCGTGCCGGTGGCGTCCATCGCCGCCGCGTGGGCCTTCGGCCCCGGCTGGGGCATGCCCGACGACGAGGCGCTGGCGTTCACCTGGGGCTGGTCCACGGCGGTCGCGGCGGCCTGGGCCACCTTCTTCGCCGCCCGTTTTCTGCGGCGCCGGCGGATGCCGCGCGCGCTCGTGGGGCTCGGCCTGATCAGCTACTCGGTCTATCTGCTGCATCCCCTCGCCGTGCAGGTGCTCCGGCGGCTGACGACGGACCCGGCCCGCTTCTCCCTCACCGAACGCCTGGTCATGGGCGTCCTGCTGCTCGGGGTGGTGCTCGCCTGCTCCGCGCTGACCTACCGCGCCGTCGAGCGCCCCGCCCAGTCCCTGGGCCGTCACCTGGCCCGCAGCGTACGCTCCCGGACACTTCCGGCAGACGCCCGTACGGCGGAAACGCGTACGGCGGGCCCGGCCGGTGTCAGGCCGCCTGGACGGCCTCCCGGGCCGGGGGCGCGAGCCTGCCCGCGCCCAGCAGGACCGCCAGGAGCAGCACGGTGA
- a CDS encoding lectin, translating to MRRIRAWFTALGTTILLIAGLFAPATGSAAAVTLHPGVMWYDTAGNRLQAHGAGFFKVGSTYYMVGEDKSAGATFTAVACYSSTDLATWTRVGNALSRQGSGDLAAGRIVERPKVIYNSATGQYVMWVHIDNSSYSDARAGVATSPTPCGPYTYRGSSRPLGFESRDLGLFKDDDGTAYLLTEDRSHGLRIDRLSADYTQAVSTTAVLADLESPAMVKVNGRYFLFASHLTGWSTNDNAYATATSLSGPWSGFTTFAPPGSRTFDSQTSSVVPVTGSSGTTYLYVGDRWNPNDLNSSTPVWLPLTISGSTASMNAFYDSWTIDAETGTWAAPQAPQSFTLVGAQSGRCLDVAGGAATNGSTVQIYDCHGGANQKWSLTSSGELRTFGGTKCLDVFDQRTTAGGTVGIWDCNGGANQKWTVNSTGTIVGVQSGLCLDVNGNQTANGTKVQTWTCNGGANQRWTRG from the coding sequence ATGAGACGCATCCGCGCGTGGTTCACGGCCCTCGGCACGACCATCCTGCTGATCGCCGGGCTGTTCGCGCCCGCCACGGGGTCCGCCGCCGCCGTGACGCTCCATCCCGGCGTCATGTGGTACGACACGGCGGGCAACCGGCTGCAGGCGCACGGCGCCGGGTTCTTCAAGGTCGGCTCGACCTACTACATGGTGGGCGAGGACAAGAGCGCCGGTGCCACGTTCACGGCGGTCGCCTGCTACTCCTCCACGGACCTGGCCACCTGGACCCGGGTGGGCAACGCGCTGAGCCGGCAGGGCAGCGGCGACCTCGCCGCCGGGCGGATCGTGGAACGGCCGAAGGTGATCTACAATTCGGCGACCGGCCAGTACGTCATGTGGGTGCACATCGACAACTCCTCCTACAGCGACGCGCGGGCGGGCGTGGCCACCAGCCCGACGCCGTGCGGGCCGTACACCTACCGCGGCTCCTCGCGTCCGCTGGGATTCGAGAGCCGGGATCTGGGCCTGTTCAAGGACGACGACGGCACGGCCTATCTGCTGACCGAGGACCGCAGCCACGGCCTGCGCATCGACCGGCTCTCCGCGGACTACACCCAGGCGGTGAGCACGACGGCGGTGCTCGCCGACCTGGAGTCTCCGGCGATGGTCAAGGTGAACGGACGATACTTCCTGTTCGCCTCGCACCTGACCGGCTGGTCCACCAACGACAACGCGTACGCCACCGCGACCTCCCTGTCCGGGCCGTGGAGCGGATTCACCACGTTCGCCCCTCCCGGCAGCCGCACGTTCGACTCCCAGACCTCCTCCGTCGTGCCGGTGACGGGTTCGTCGGGCACCACGTACCTCTACGTCGGCGACCGGTGGAACCCGAACGACCTCAACAGCTCGACGCCCGTGTGGCTGCCGCTCACGATCAGCGGCTCCACCGCCTCGATGAACGCGTTCTACGACTCCTGGACCATCGACGCGGAGACCGGCACCTGGGCGGCCCCGCAGGCCCCGCAGAGCTTCACGCTCGTCGGCGCCCAGTCGGGGCGCTGCCTCGACGTCGCCGGCGGCGCCGCGACCAACGGCTCGACCGTGCAGATCTACGACTGCCACGGCGGCGCCAACCAGAAGTGGTCCCTCACCTCCTCCGGGGAGTTGCGCACGTTCGGCGGGACGAAGTGCCTGGACGTGTTCGACCAGCGGACCACGGCCGGCGGGACGGTGGGCATCTGGGACTGCAACGGCGGCGCCAACCAGAAGTGGACGGTCAACTCCACCGGCACCATCGTCGGAGTCCAGTCCGGCCTGTGCCTGGACGTGAACGGCAACCAGACGGCCAACGGCACCAAGGTGCAGACGTGGACCTGCAACGGCGGCGCGAACCAGCGCTGGACCCGCGGCTGA
- a CDS encoding ABC transporter substrate-binding protein produces MRFRRPLILAASALTVLAVGGCTSDKPSTTTAADTGADTAQTAAASAAPASGTGEQSKFFVQADYDAQLAMRSQTPEGPADKPWEQAIAPEMVSTADYKKDGPYNLCFSNAAVDNPWRQVGWKTMQAEVALHKEISKLTALDAEGKDDKQISDISELQAKGCDALIVSPNTTATLTPAVKAACEKVPVIVFDRGVETDCPVTFIKPIGGYAFGADAAEFLVEKVPAGGKILALRISPGVDVLETRWSAAKVAFDASGLQVVGVEFTDGDAAKAKGIVNDYIQRHGKLDGVWMDSGATSVAVAEAFEDAGMPVPPMTGEDQQDFLRKWKDDGLTAVAPTYPTYQWRTPIIAALKILKGEEVPKVWNLPQPKITQETLDRYLQPNMPPLHYALCGCEGMPGFPEQWGGKKG; encoded by the coding sequence ATGCGGTTTCGTAGACCGCTCATCCTCGCCGCTTCGGCTCTGACGGTGTTGGCCGTCGGCGGCTGCACCAGCGACAAGCCGAGCACCACCACGGCCGCCGACACGGGCGCGGACACGGCGCAGACCGCGGCCGCTTCGGCGGCGCCGGCCTCGGGAACCGGTGAGCAGTCCAAGTTCTTCGTCCAGGCCGACTACGACGCTCAGCTCGCGATGCGCTCGCAGACGCCGGAGGGGCCGGCGGACAAGCCCTGGGAGCAGGCCATCGCGCCGGAGATGGTCTCCACCGCCGACTACAAGAAGGACGGGCCTTACAACCTGTGCTTCTCCAACGCGGCGGTCGACAATCCCTGGCGGCAGGTCGGCTGGAAGACCATGCAGGCCGAGGTGGCGTTGCACAAGGAGATCTCCAAGCTCACCGCTCTCGACGCCGAGGGCAAGGACGACAAGCAGATCTCCGACATCTCCGAGCTGCAGGCCAAGGGCTGCGACGCGCTGATCGTCTCGCCCAACACCACGGCGACGCTCACTCCGGCCGTCAAGGCCGCCTGCGAGAAGGTCCCGGTCATCGTCTTCGACCGGGGCGTCGAGACCGACTGCCCGGTGACGTTCATCAAGCCGATCGGCGGCTACGCGTTCGGCGCCGACGCGGCCGAGTTCCTCGTGGAGAAGGTCCCGGCGGGCGGGAAGATCCTGGCGCTGCGCATCAGCCCCGGGGTGGACGTGCTGGAGACCCGCTGGTCGGCGGCGAAGGTCGCCTTCGACGCGAGCGGCCTCCAGGTCGTCGGCGTGGAGTTCACCGACGGCGACGCGGCCAAGGCCAAGGGCATCGTCAACGACTACATCCAGCGGCACGGCAAGCTCGACGGCGTCTGGATGGACTCGGGAGCCACCTCCGTGGCCGTCGCCGAGGCGTTCGAGGACGCCGGCATGCCCGTCCCGCCGATGACCGGGGAAGACCAGCAGGACTTCCTGCGCAAGTGGAAGGACGACGGTCTCACCGCCGTCGCTCCCACGTACCCCACCTACCAGTGGCGCACACCGATCATCGCCGCCCTGAAGATCCTCAAGGGTGAGGAGGTGCCGAAGGTGTGGAACCTGCCGCAGCCCAAGATCACGCAGGAGACCCTCGACCGCTACCTGCAGCCGAACATGCCGCCGCTGCACTACGCGCTGTGCGGCTGTGAGGGGATGCCGGGATTCCCCGAGCAGTGGGGCGGTAAGAAGGGGTGA